The sequence TTATTTTTTACTGAAAGGGAGGAGGCGAAAATTCAGCCCCGAACCGCGCTGCGCAGCAAATGCGGCAGGCTTTGAAACAGCGTTTGCGTGGGGCGTTGCACAAGCGATGATGCAATTCCTGCCAAGATCATGCCCCGGTCACCGAAGCGACTGCCGATTTCAGCTCTTAAATATTGATGCATTGCGGTTACGTAGCGTTTGTCTGCAACATCGCTCAATCCAGCAAGAGCCCGGTCTTGGACTATTGCGTGGCCATCCAGCACCTTGTCGCGCCCGCTGGTTATCCGGTCATGGTCGCCAATATCCTGATATGTCAGCGGCTCGTCGATGAAGGCGGCGCTGCCTTGGCCAAGCAGTTTGAGCCACAGATCCCAGTCCTGACAGCTGGGCAAAGCAGGATCGAAGCCGCCGACATGCCGGAATGCGTCCACGCGGAAACATACGCTGGAACAGCCGCCAATGTGGTTGCGTCCAGCCAGAGTCACGGCGAGCGGGCGAGCGGCATGTGGGCCTTCACCATAATGATTGCAGACATCGCCCTCTCCGCTGCGAGTCAATGCTGCGCGGTTATAGCTGAGGACGGTATTTTCACGTGCGAGCGAGGCGCGGTGGCGCTCAAGCCGGTTCGCAGTCCACCAATCATCGGAATCGAGTGTCGCTATGTAATCGCCCTTAGCTGCAGCAATCGCCCGATTGCGAGCGGTGGGAGCTCCCTTGCTTTGATCAAAACGGATCAACTGCGCCTTACTTGTCTGCCCGACCAAGCCAGCGATTTCGCGCGCCTCATCCTCATCCGATCCATCATCGACGATGATAATCTCAATGTCCTGATCGCTTTGTTGCATGACGCTCGCCAAAGCGCGGCGTAACATCGCCGAACGGTTCTTTGTAGGGATAATGACGGAGAACATCGGGCTCTTAGCGCCAATCCGGATAGAGGCGATCCATTATCTCGCCGCACCATTTTTCGTGGATTTGGTGCTCTTCCGAGGTCCAAGCTTCGGTCTTGTGCCTCCCGTGGACGGCCTTGTTTTCCTGAGTAACCGGGATCGAATGCGGGGGGGCACCTGCAAAGCTGATAATGTCGTCCGCCTGGTCAGAGAGGTCCTCCAGTCGGACCAGTAATTTGCGGTTCTCAGGAAGTCCGTCAAACGCCGCCTCTATCGAGCGGTTCACATGTGCCCAATACCAAGCGCATTTCTCGAACTGCGACATTGCTGCAAAGCCCTCGACCGCCGGGGAAGTGAGGTTACCTTGGACGCGCCAATGCTCACGGAACCACGGGTTTTTGCTTTCCTGAAAGTTCTCGGCCTCCTGTGAATACCATCCGCGTCCGATTACTGAGGCGACGACTTTGGGTGACTGACGCACCAGCCAGATGAACTTGGAATTGGGCAATGCGTCTTGCAGGATCGGGATCAGATTGTAGAATTTCTGGTCAGATTCGAGATGGATTTTCGCAGGATCATAAACGCTGCCATCCAAATAGAGATCGCGGATCAGCGCGGTCGCTTCTGCCTTGTCGATCTTCCCTTCATCAAGCTCCGTCGACCATTTGATCAACTGCCTGCGCGGTTCGTGTTGACCGTTGATTTGCGGATGCCGGTTGCACCAATTGCCCAGCGTTTGCGTACCGGAGCGGCCCGTGCTGGCCACAAAGACAATGCGCGGTTCTCGCTCGCGAGCTGTCGGCCACTGGGTTGCCACTTGAGCAGGAGAAAGAGGCTGACCATTTTTTCCGCCATAGGCGTCGGCGTCGTCCGCGGCGACCGTGATGGCAGCGTCGCGTTGACCGATTGTTCTCTGACCCGCAGATGCAACAATCTCGCCGGGCTGCACGTCTTTTGAAACGATTGCGCCCATCGCCACGATTGCACCGTCTCCGATGGTCACGCCGGGCAGGATGGAGGCGTTCATGCCTATCCAGACATTGCGGCCGATGATGACCTGACGCCAACTGCGCGTCTTTCCGTAAGGCAGCCGTGCTTCCGCGCGAAAATCATGGTCCGATCCGTAAATCGTGACGCGGCGCGAAATATGGGTGTTGTCGCGGATCTGTACGCCGCCCTCGGCATGGATGAAGCAATCCGCGCCGATGAAGACATTGTTGCCAACTGACAGGCCAAGCGGATCCATAACAGTGACGGTGGGATCGATATTACCACCGACGCCGCAGCGCTGCATTGATGCGCGCAAATGCTCCGCCTTATCGGCACTCAGCAGCGAATTGCCTCGACCGACCAATTTGGCCAGAATGCGCAGGGCCTTATCTGTCAGGCTGGAACTCATTCACTCTGTCCTTCGAACGTATCTTTGCCAAGCAACTGGCGTATCCATTGGCCCGATTGCTGGAAGGCGTTTCTGGTCGCCCCATCGAGCATAACCACGATGGCTACACCAACAGCATAAATTACCAATGTCATCATAATCGAAAGCGCGGAAGCTGCGAGACCTGATCCGCCGAGCATTGCGCGTAAATCCAACCCTCTGCTTATCAACACCGCGGCTAAAGCGGCTGCCGCAATCGGCCCGGTGACGCGCAAAAGACCGGTAGCGCTTACCGGGCTGCGATGCGCTGCGTAGAATACCGAAGGTACCGCAACGGCAAGATGCACCAGGCTAAAACCAAGAGCGACGCCTAAAGCGCCATATGGCAATCCCAGCAGCATGCCTGCGATAAACAGCGGCAGAGTGAGCAATTGCCAGCGCAGCATTCGGCCCGTCTGACCCAGCGAAAGGAATATCCACGGGTTTGCACTCATGAGCGATCGGGCGAACATCGAAATACCGAAAATGCTCACAATTTCTGCAGCTTGGCCCCAGTCAGGGCCGAGCAGAATACGCACGATGTCCCGCGCGTTCACCGTCAACATCGCAGCCAGCAGGAAAGTAGCGAGCGCGATGATCCTGACTGAGTTAGTCAGCATATCGCGCCATTGTTCAGGATCACTTTGCAAGCGGCTGAGCGCTGGCACAATGGCGCTCGAAGCCGGTCCGGAAACCATGGTCTGCGGTATCATCAGGACCGAATAAGCGCGGCTGTAGAAACCCAGTTCAACAATGCCCCAGCGCGAGCCGATCAGGATGTCGTCAAACCGGCGATTAAAGAAATAGACCAATTCGGTTCCGGTCAACGGCAGGCCAAACTTCAACGCGTCGCGTGCACCTTGCCAATTGCCGACCCGTGACGGCCGCCAAGTGGAAACCGCCCACAGCAATCCGGTCTGAACAAGGACGATCAGCCACGCATTTGCGACAAGCGCCCAATATCCGATATCGGTTGTGAGCACGAGAGCGATGGAAATCGCGCTGGCTACAGCGACTGCGACTAGATTGATCCAGCGGTCTTGAATAATTTGCATATTCCGGCGCAAAAGGGCTGAATGTTGCGCTCCGACCGCTGCGATCAGAATTGTGCCTGAAGACACCATGATCAGCGAGGTCACCCGGCCATCGCCGAAAAACGCACCTGCCAGCGGGGCACATACAATACCGATCAGCATCAATATCGCTGCCACACCGATGTTGAAAACATACACGCCGCTCAACGTATCTTGATCGAGCCGTTCCTTCTGAATAATCGCGGCGGAGCAGCCCATGTCTCTGAAAAGTGCGATGAATGCGATGATTGAGGTTGATATGGCGACTAAGCCGAAGTCGGCAGGTGCCAAAACCCGCGAGAATACCGCTATATTGGCAAGCTGGATGAGCACCACGATGATCTGCGTGCCGATTGCGAACGCGCCGCCGCGCCCGGCCTTGATGCCGAGCTGTGATTTGCTTTGTTCATGGCCGCCACTTGCCCCTTGATAATCAGGAGCAGGCGAAGCACTACTGGGAGCATGGGGATTTTGGTCAGTCATTGCGATATCTCCCCTCCCTTGCTTGGTGCCGGGCCCGCGATTGTCGGGCTTCCCTGCGCCATAGCGGCATTTGGTAAACAGACCGGTAACCATAGCAAGTCAGTGATTTTTGCGATGCGAGAGCCTCGTGGCTGAGCGGCCCGCCATCTCTGTCATTATCCCCGTATGGAATGGTGAGCGATACTTGCGCTCCACAATGGATGCGCTTGCGGCCCAGACAGCGCCGGGGGATCGCTATGAGATCATCGTGGTCGACAATGGATCTACCGATAGCTCGGTGACGATTTTGCGTGATTATCCCGAGATTACTGTGCTCAGCGAACCGAGGCCCGGTTCCTATCGCGCAAGAAACCATGCGGTAGGTAGCGCTTCTGGGGAATATTTGCTGTTCACAGACGCCGACTGCCGGCCGCATCCGGACTGGATCGAAAAGGCTCTGGCTATAGCGGATGCAGATAAGGTTGCGGGCGTTACCGGCGGAAGAATCACGCTCTATCGTGAGGGGCCGGGCAATCACTCTGCGGCTTTGTTTGAGGAGCTAACAAGCTTCAATCAGGCTCAGTATATCGCCGCAAAGCGCTGCGTCACCGCCAATTGGCTGTGCCGGAAGTCGGTTTTGCTCGAGGTCGGCGGCTTTGATGCTGAAATGCTCTCGGGCGGCGATTTCGACTGCGCTCGTAAGGTCATCGAGGCGGGATATGAAATCCGCTACGCACCCGAGATGACGGTCGAGCATCCCGTCCGAGCAGAAGTTGCTGGCCTGATTGCCAAGCGCCGCCGCGTGGTCGGCGGCATGTGGACTAAGGACGGGCTGAAGGACCAATCTGCGCCGCATGCGCTGTTTGGCTTG comes from Altererythrobacter sp. ZODW24 and encodes:
- a CDS encoding glycosyltransferase family A protein, giving the protein MFSVIIPTKNRSAMLRRALASVMQQSDQDIEIIIVDDGSDEDEAREIAGLVGQTSKAQLIRFDQSKGAPTARNRAIAAAKGDYIATLDSDDWWTANRLERHRASLARENTVLSYNRAALTRSGEGDVCNHYGEGPHAARPLAVTLAGRNHIGGCSSVCFRVDAFRHVGGFDPALPSCQDWDLWLKLLGQGSAAFIDEPLTYQDIGDHDRITSGRDKVLDGHAIVQDRALAGLSDVADKRYVTAMHQYLRAEIGSRFGDRGMILAGIASSLVQRPTQTLFQSLPHLLRSAVRG
- a CDS encoding DapH/DapD/GlmU-related protein, whose product is MSSSLTDKALRILAKLVGRGNSLLSADKAEHLRASMQRCGVGGNIDPTVTVMDPLGLSVGNNVFIGADCFIHAEGGVQIRDNTHISRRVTIYGSDHDFRAEARLPYGKTRSWRQVIIGRNVWIGMNASILPGVTIGDGAIVAMGAIVSKDVQPGEIVASAGQRTIGQRDAAITVAADDADAYGGKNGQPLSPAQVATQWPTAREREPRIVFVASTGRSGTQTLGNWCNRHPQINGQHEPRRQLIKWSTELDEGKIDKAEATALIRDLYLDGSVYDPAKIHLESDQKFYNLIPILQDALPNSKFIWLVRQSPKVVASVIGRGWYSQEAENFQESKNPWFREHWRVQGNLTSPAVEGFAAMSQFEKCAWYWAHVNRSIEAAFDGLPENRKLLVRLEDLSDQADDIISFAGAPPHSIPVTQENKAVHGRHKTEAWTSEEHQIHEKWCGEIMDRLYPDWR
- a CDS encoding lipopolysaccharide biosynthesis protein translates to MTDQNPHAPSSASPAPDYQGASGGHEQSKSQLGIKAGRGGAFAIGTQIIVVLIQLANIAVFSRVLAPADFGLVAISTSIIAFIALFRDMGCSAAIIQKERLDQDTLSGVYVFNIGVAAILMLIGIVCAPLAGAFFGDGRVTSLIMVSSGTILIAAVGAQHSALLRRNMQIIQDRWINLVAVAVASAISIALVLTTDIGYWALVANAWLIVLVQTGLLWAVSTWRPSRVGNWQGARDALKFGLPLTGTELVYFFNRRFDDILIGSRWGIVELGFYSRAYSVLMIPQTMVSGPASSAIVPALSRLQSDPEQWRDMLTNSVRIIALATFLLAAMLTVNARDIVRILLGPDWGQAAEIVSIFGISMFARSLMSANPWIFLSLGQTGRMLRWQLLTLPLFIAGMLLGLPYGALGVALGFSLVHLAVAVPSVFYAAHRSPVSATGLLRVTGPIAAAALAAVLISRGLDLRAMLGGSGLAASALSIMMTLVIYAVGVAIVVMLDGATRNAFQQSGQWIRQLLGKDTFEGQSE
- a CDS encoding glycosyltransferase family A protein, producing the protein MAERPAISVIIPVWNGERYLRSTMDALAAQTAPGDRYEIIVVDNGSTDSSVTILRDYPEITVLSEPRPGSYRARNHAVGSASGEYLLFTDADCRPHPDWIEKALAIADADKVAGVTGGRITLYREGPGNHSAALFEELTSFNQAQYIAAKRCVTANWLCRKSVLLEVGGFDAEMLSGGDFDCARKVIEAGYEIRYAPEMTVEHPVRAEVAGLIAKRRRVVGGMWTKDGLKDQSAPHALFGLVKAGARQMGTIMRSDIPGGSKPGVLAISALITAASLFETIRLKSGASPYRS